From a region of the Brevibacterium siliguriense genome:
- a CDS encoding glycosyltransferase family 2 protein, translating to MSESTKNLSQRFEDNRRYTFGVVVLSQGKRLDDLNRGFESLLAQKGVDLDIVCVGNGWEPEGIPDQVKKLGLPENLGIPAGRNAGVPHVDGEFLFFLDDDAWLPDDTSLVRMAQLMRTKPRIGLIQPRVEEPGGPDAPKRWIPRLKKGSADHSSNVFSVWEGAVCMQRRAFDECGGWPAPFWYAHEGIELAWRVWDAGYIVWYMGDLAVAHPVIDPRRHDEYFYMNARNRVWLARRNLPWPFSWAYVGSWTLMQFIKWANKPHQLKAWMEGWRAGWRLDPWGQDEDRQKLSRRGVLRMSRYGRPPIV from the coding sequence ATGAGCGAGTCAACGAAGAACCTCTCCCAGCGATTCGAAGACAATCGACGTTACACATTCGGTGTCGTCGTGCTCAGCCAAGGCAAGCGGCTGGACGACCTCAATCGTGGATTCGAGTCGCTGCTGGCACAGAAGGGCGTCGACCTCGATATCGTCTGCGTTGGAAACGGATGGGAACCGGAAGGCATTCCCGACCAGGTCAAGAAATTGGGACTGCCGGAGAACCTCGGAATTCCTGCAGGACGCAATGCAGGCGTCCCCCACGTCGATGGCGAGTTCCTGTTCTTCCTCGATGATGACGCATGGTTGCCAGACGACACTTCGCTGGTGCGCATGGCCCAACTGATGCGAACAAAACCGCGAATCGGATTGATCCAGCCGAGAGTCGAGGAGCCTGGAGGGCCGGACGCACCGAAACGCTGGATTCCCAGGCTGAAGAAGGGAAGTGCCGACCATTCTTCGAATGTGTTCTCGGTATGGGAAGGCGCAGTCTGCATGCAGCGTCGAGCATTCGACGAGTGCGGCGGATGGCCGGCACCATTCTGGTACGCGCACGAAGGCATCGAACTTGCATGGCGGGTCTGGGACGCCGGCTACATCGTCTGGTACATGGGCGACCTCGCTGTCGCGCACCCGGTGATCGACCCGAGGCGTCACGACGAGTACTTCTACATGAACGCGAGGAACCGAGTCTGGTTGGCCCGTCGCAATCTGCCGTGGCCGTTCAGTTGGGCCTACGTGGGTTCCTGGACTTTGATGCAATTCATCAAGTGGGCCAACAAGCCGCACCAGCTCAAAGCATGGATGGAGGGTTGGCGTGCCGGATGGCGTCTCGACCCGTGGGGTCAGGACGAAGACAGGCAGAAGCTGTCGAGGAGGGGCGTTCTTCGAATGTCCCGGTACGGACGGCCGCCCATCGTGTGA
- a CDS encoding acyltransferase family protein has product MQSTTPVAENSPQRASEFKPSGFRSDIQGLRALAVGIVLLYHLWPDRFVGGFVGVDVFFVISGFLITSHLIKSPPQSWGDVAKFWARRVRRLLPASLLVLFLVGIATFLVAPQSIWADTGRQILSAGLYVVNWDFAVSSVDYLAADNAPSPVQHFWSLSVEEQFYFVWPMIIGLAFLVGTKFGKSKKIVGLTVLGIFLASFVFSVWYTAAEPAMAYFITPTRMWELATGGLVAVFVLYVRPERLPFSSVLGWIGLAGIVAATFLIRADMPFPGYIALVPVVSTALVILADSRGRASALPLLSLRPIRFLGDISYSVYLWHWPLIVLVPYLSAKLGRSESLGVLDNIAIISVSIIAAWASTTWVENRFRKSSFFSSSKKTFAFAAIAMALVAALGFSQMVVANTIVEENEDKLQAQLDDPGSCLGAGILLPDAKDNPNCEDKDTLQMEPAAAKKDKSKAYADGCWASAPYRSKPECTYGDGSKHVALVGNSHAGHWLPTLERLADKHDLTITTFLASNCSISTLPQDLSTPDETKGCQDYADWVSKRTTEGGFDAVITSERQSTPLEGMNWDETEKKAPEGHRDILQSWVDADLDVVVVRDTPYPGGADITVPDCVAKHEDDLEQCSGTPESWHWMDPLAVSARTIDSKKLSIIYPQDWFCPDGRCEPVIGGVITYFDTAHITATYAQTLAPQFDASLRRTGLGTFK; this is encoded by the coding sequence ATGCAGTCGACAACCCCCGTCGCTGAAAACTCCCCACAGAGGGCGAGCGAGTTCAAACCCTCGGGATTCCGTTCCGATATCCAAGGGCTGCGAGCCCTGGCCGTGGGAATCGTTCTGCTCTATCACCTGTGGCCCGATCGATTCGTCGGCGGATTCGTCGGTGTCGACGTATTCTTCGTCATCTCTGGCTTCCTGATCACCAGCCACCTCATCAAATCCCCTCCGCAGAGTTGGGGAGACGTGGCAAAGTTCTGGGCACGGCGGGTCCGACGGCTGCTGCCGGCATCGCTGCTCGTCCTCTTCCTCGTTGGCATCGCAACCTTCTTGGTGGCTCCACAATCGATCTGGGCAGACACCGGACGGCAGATCCTCTCTGCAGGGCTGTACGTTGTCAACTGGGATTTCGCCGTATCCAGCGTCGACTATCTGGCCGCGGACAATGCTCCGTCGCCGGTCCAGCATTTCTGGTCGCTGTCCGTCGAAGAACAATTCTATTTCGTCTGGCCGATGATCATCGGTTTGGCGTTCCTCGTCGGGACGAAATTCGGCAAGTCCAAGAAGATCGTCGGTCTCACTGTCCTCGGAATCTTTCTTGCCTCGTTCGTCTTCTCTGTCTGGTACACGGCGGCCGAACCAGCGATGGCATACTTCATCACCCCGACCAGAATGTGGGAGCTGGCAACGGGCGGTCTTGTTGCCGTGTTCGTTCTCTACGTTCGACCGGAGCGGCTCCCCTTCAGCTCTGTGCTCGGGTGGATCGGCCTCGCCGGAATTGTGGCAGCGACCTTCCTCATCCGCGCAGACATGCCGTTCCCCGGATACATCGCGCTGGTTCCGGTGGTGTCGACGGCACTCGTCATCCTCGCCGATTCCCGGGGCCGGGCATCTGCGCTTCCGCTGCTGTCACTGCGGCCGATTCGGTTCCTCGGCGACATCTCGTACTCCGTCTACCTCTGGCACTGGCCGCTCATCGTCCTTGTGCCATACCTCTCTGCCAAGCTCGGACGCTCGGAGAGCCTTGGAGTACTGGACAACATTGCCATCATCTCAGTCTCGATCATTGCCGCATGGGCTTCGACGACATGGGTAGAGAACCGATTCCGCAAATCTTCGTTCTTCAGCAGTTCGAAGAAGACCTTCGCCTTCGCAGCAATTGCTATGGCTCTCGTCGCCGCGCTCGGGTTCAGCCAAATGGTCGTTGCCAACACCATCGTCGAAGAGAATGAAGACAAGCTGCAGGCCCAGCTGGACGACCCCGGTTCCTGCCTTGGTGCAGGGATCCTCCTTCCTGATGCAAAGGACAATCCCAACTGTGAGGACAAGGACACTCTGCAGATGGAACCTGCTGCGGCGAAGAAGGATAAGTCAAAGGCCTATGCCGATGGCTGTTGGGCTAGTGCACCCTATAGGAGCAAACCGGAATGCACCTATGGCGACGGGTCGAAGCATGTCGCGCTCGTCGGAAATTCGCATGCCGGGCATTGGCTGCCGACGCTCGAGCGTTTGGCTGACAAACATGACCTGACGATCACGACGTTCCTCGCTTCGAACTGCAGCATTTCGACCCTGCCTCAGGACCTGTCGACGCCGGACGAAACCAAGGGTTGTCAGGACTACGCCGACTGGGTTTCGAAGAGAACGACCGAAGGCGGCTTCGACGCAGTGATCACGTCGGAGCGGCAATCCACGCCGCTGGAAGGCATGAACTGGGATGAAACCGAGAAGAAGGCGCCCGAAGGGCACCGCGATATCCTGCAGAGCTGGGTCGATGCAGATTTAGATGTTGTAGTAGTTCGGGACACTCCGTACCCGGGCGGGGCTGATATCACGGTGCCGGATTGCGTTGCCAAGCATGAAGACGACCTCGAACAGTGCTCTGGAACCCCGGAGTCATGGCACTGGATGGATCCGCTTGCCGTCTCGGCGAGGACCATCGATTCGAAGAAGCTGTCGATCATCTACCCTCAGGACTGGTTCTGCCCAGACGGGCGATGCGAGCCGGTCATCGGTGGAGTCATCACCTACTTCGATACCGCCCATATCACCGCGACCTATGCGCAGACTCTTGCCCCGCAATTCGACGCAAGCCTCCGCCGAACAGGGCTCGGCACATTCAAGTGA